From Denitrovibrio acetiphilus DSM 12809, the proteins below share one genomic window:
- a CDS encoding NAD(+)--dinitrogen-reductase ADP-D-ribosyltransferase → MSIKKKTISKLKDLKRFYHYTNLINIPTGMFVSNEYNMNVLPITISGVWEYYADIFKAIKKSKDIEEAAYIFTGSMDSLFSLSERHNGKKMGSYTRLLKGWLFDSNSIEGAVMKGWVESRFGITPFFHKDIIYDVNSEEYYDYMVEKMDMRHNKNLIFHQLDLLYTYTQVVLETFYKDTLPKITLYRGVNDLSEHLVVKDLQDKKICIEQNSLVSFTSDRDIASQFGDYILQSSIPYTKIVFFSEVLPKVKFVGEKEYLVLGGRYDTEVTYY, encoded by the coding sequence ATGAGCATCAAAAAGAAAACCATCAGTAAACTCAAAGATCTGAAAAGGTTTTACCACTACACAAATCTTATCAACATCCCCACAGGCATGTTCGTAAGCAACGAGTATAATATGAATGTGCTCCCCATAACCATAAGCGGAGTGTGGGAATACTATGCAGATATATTCAAAGCTATAAAAAAATCCAAAGACATTGAAGAGGCGGCCTACATTTTCACAGGATCTATGGATTCTCTCTTTTCCCTCTCTGAGAGACACAACGGGAAAAAAATGGGGAGCTACACCAGACTTCTCAAAGGGTGGCTCTTCGACTCTAACAGTATCGAGGGCGCTGTGATGAAAGGCTGGGTTGAAAGTCGCTTCGGAATAACGCCCTTCTTTCATAAAGATATTATTTATGATGTAAACTCTGAAGAATACTATGACTATATGGTTGAGAAGATGGACATGAGGCATAACAAAAACCTTATTTTTCATCAACTCGACCTCCTATACACTTACACTCAGGTGGTTCTGGAAACCTTCTATAAGGATACTCTGCCAAAAATCACACTTTACCGGGGGGTCAATGACCTTTCTGAGCACCTCGTTGTCAAAGACCTGCAGGATAAAAAAATATGCATCGAACAAAACTCTCTGGTATCCTTTACTTCCGACAGAGACATAGCTTCTCAGTTCGGAGACTATATACTCCAGTCATCAATTCCGTATACGAAAATAGTATTCTTTTCTGAAGTCCTGCCGAAGGTCAAATTTGTCGGCGAAAAGGAATACCTCGTCCTCGGTGGACGATACGACACGGAAGTAACCTATTACTAA
- the draG gene encoding ADP-ribosyl-[dinitrogen reductase] hydrolase: protein MKNDTKPNVTASYVGLAIGDALGATTEFMTPREIQASYGVHNRIIGGGWLHLRPGRVTDDTEMSLALGKSIIDSGGFCLSSVGDHFVTWMRSKPVDIGSTVRKGIRDYMLNGTTISDESEMSAGNGAAMRNLPVIIYCLKKWDYFEDMTLHQSHLTHNNAKSDLITLCFGEMVKVLLDTGDKLKALNIANKLIKIHPKFSYSRYKGESSGYIVDTFKTVLHHFADSSDFEETLLRVVNQGGDADTNGAIAGMLAGALYGMDSIPGKWLRKVDQNVISDIKIQTKKLLELPVRYSDEV, encoded by the coding sequence ATGAAAAATGATACAAAGCCGAATGTTACTGCAAGTTATGTCGGGCTTGCGATTGGTGATGCACTTGGAGCGACCACCGAGTTTATGACTCCGCGGGAGATACAGGCTTCTTATGGTGTGCACAACAGAATAATAGGCGGCGGCTGGCTGCACCTCAGACCCGGACGGGTAACAGACGATACTGAGATGAGCCTAGCCCTCGGAAAGAGTATTATTGACTCCGGTGGTTTCTGTCTTTCATCTGTTGGTGACCATTTTGTAACATGGATGCGGTCAAAACCTGTGGATATAGGCAGTACGGTACGCAAGGGGATCAGGGATTATATGCTGAACGGCACAACTATTTCTGATGAATCTGAAATGTCAGCAGGGAACGGTGCGGCTATGCGGAACCTCCCTGTCATAATATATTGTCTCAAAAAGTGGGATTATTTCGAAGATATGACTCTGCATCAATCCCATCTGACCCATAACAATGCCAAGTCGGATCTCATTACTCTCTGTTTCGGAGAGATGGTAAAGGTATTGCTTGACACCGGTGACAAGCTTAAGGCTCTGAATATTGCAAATAAGCTGATCAAGATACATCCGAAATTTTCATACTCAAGGTATAAAGGTGAGAGCTCGGGGTATATTGTCGATACTTTTAAAACTGTTTTGCACCATTTTGCTGACAGTTCAGATTTTGAAGAAACACTCCTGCGTGTGGTTAATCAGGGGGGGGACGCTGATACCAACGGAGCTATTGCCGGAATGCTTGCCGGAGCTCTTTACGGAATGGACAGCATACCCGGAAAATGGCTCAGAAAGGTTGATCAGAACGTTATTAGTGATATAAAAATACAAACGAAGAAGCTTCTTGAGCTTCCTGTGAGGTATAGTGATGAAGTTTGA
- the nifH gene encoding nitrogenase iron protein: protein MALRQIAFYGKGGIGKSTTSQNTLAAMAEMGKKIMIVGCDPKADSTRLILHSKAQSTIMELAAEAGSVEDLELDDVLKAGYLDIRCVEAGGPEPGVGCAGRGVITAINFLEEEGAYEEDLDFVSYDVLGDVVCGGFAMPIREGKAQEIYIVTSGEMMAMYAANNISKGILKYANSGGVRLAGLICNERQTDREDELISELASKINTQMIHFVPRDNIVQHAELRRMTVVEYDGKCKQADEYRTLANKIINNKMFNIPTPVSMQELEDLLMEFGIITEDDEAIVGKKAHEA, encoded by the coding sequence ATGGCTTTAAGACAAATAGCATTTTATGGAAAAGGTGGTATCGGTAAATCCACAACATCCCAGAACACACTTGCTGCTATGGCAGAAATGGGCAAAAAAATAATGATCGTCGGCTGTGACCCTAAAGCTGACTCAACAAGACTTATACTTCACTCTAAAGCACAATCAACTATAATGGAGCTCGCTGCTGAAGCAGGCTCAGTTGAAGACCTTGAACTTGATGACGTTCTCAAAGCCGGTTATCTTGATATACGCTGCGTAGAGGCAGGCGGTCCGGAACCCGGTGTCGGCTGTGCTGGTCGTGGTGTTATTACCGCTATCAACTTCCTTGAGGAAGAGGGTGCATACGAAGAAGACCTCGATTTCGTTTCATATGACGTTCTCGGTGACGTTGTTTGCGGTGGTTTCGCAATGCCTATTCGTGAGGGTAAAGCTCAGGAGATATACATTGTTACATCCGGTGAGATGATGGCTATGTATGCTGCCAACAACATTTCAAAAGGTATCCTTAAATATGCTAATTCCGGTGGTGTTCGTCTTGCAGGTCTCATCTGTAATGAAAGGCAGACTGACCGTGAGGATGAGCTCATTTCAGAACTCGCAAGTAAGATCAACACACAGATGATCCACTTTGTACCAAGGGACAACATTGTTCAGCACGCAGAACTCCGTAGAATGACTGTCGTTGAATATGACGGTAAATGCAAACAGGCTGACGAATACAGAACTCTCGCTAACAAAATCATAAACAATAAAATGTTCAACATCCCGACACCGGTTAGCATGCAGGAACTTGAAGATCTCCTTATGGAGTTCGGTATCATCACTGAAGATGATGAAGCTATCGTTGGTAAGAAGGCTCACGAAGCTTAA
- the nifD gene encoding nitrogenase molybdenum-iron protein alpha chain, producing MSKKNVHEHGVEVMEEILDGYNDKTKKDRKKKLDVVKADDVKCGINANRKIRPGVMSMRGCAYAGAKGVVFGPIKDMIHISHGPVGCGQYSWAARRNFANGIPGIDNYVTMQITSDFQEKDIVFGGDKKLTNMIEEANNLFPLNKGVSILSECPIGLIGDDIEAVARQTAKTIEKPVIPCRCEGFRGVSQSLGHHIANDSLRDWVYEKDLQGAAFEASPYDVALIGDYNIGGDAWSSRMILEDMGLNIVAQSTGDASVSEIANTSKAKVILIHCYRSMNYISRYLEEKHGIPWLEFNFFGPTQVFKSMRKIAEMFDDKIKEQTEKIIKEKYEPEFAKIVEKFKPRLEGKNCMLFVGGLRPRHTIPAFRDLGVEVGITGYEFAHNDDYARTLEYIDKTTFIVDDMNEYEMEKLLENFKPDLVGSGIKEKYSTQKAGIPFRQMHSWDYSGPYHGLDGFAVFARDMDMAVNGPVWKKVTPPWK from the coding sequence ATGTCCAAAAAGAATGTACATGAACATGGCGTTGAGGTGATGGAAGAGATCCTCGACGGGTATAATGATAAAACAAAGAAAGACAGAAAGAAAAAGCTGGATGTTGTTAAAGCTGATGACGTTAAATGCGGAATCAACGCTAACAGGAAAATCCGCCCGGGCGTTATGTCTATGCGCGGTTGTGCATATGCCGGTGCGAAGGGTGTGGTTTTCGGTCCTATTAAAGATATGATCCACATCTCTCATGGTCCTGTTGGCTGCGGTCAGTATTCATGGGCTGCGAGAAGAAACTTTGCCAACGGGATACCTGGTATAGATAATTATGTGACAATGCAGATCACTTCCGACTTTCAAGAGAAAGACATCGTTTTCGGCGGTGACAAAAAGCTTACAAACATGATAGAGGAAGCAAATAATCTCTTCCCCCTTAACAAAGGTGTATCAATACTCTCCGAGTGCCCTATTGGTCTTATCGGTGATGATATAGAAGCTGTTGCAAGACAAACTGCAAAAACAATAGAGAAACCAGTAATTCCTTGCCGTTGTGAAGGCTTCCGAGGTGTTTCACAGTCACTCGGACACCACATTGCAAACGACTCCCTAAGAGACTGGGTGTACGAGAAAGACCTTCAGGGTGCTGCTTTCGAAGCTTCTCCTTATGATGTTGCTCTCATTGGTGACTATAACATCGGCGGTGACGCCTGGAGCTCCCGTATGATTCTCGAAGACATGGGGCTTAACATCGTAGCGCAATCCACAGGTGATGCTTCTGTGAGCGAGATAGCGAACACCTCCAAGGCTAAGGTCATCCTTATCCACTGCTACCGCTCTATGAACTACATCTCAAGATATCTTGAAGAGAAACACGGTATCCCATGGCTTGAGTTCAACTTCTTTGGTCCAACTCAGGTCTTTAAGTCTATGAGAAAGATAGCTGAAATGTTCGATGATAAGATCAAAGAACAGACAGAAAAGATAATCAAAGAGAAATACGAACCTGAATTCGCTAAGATTGTTGAGAAATTCAAACCAAGACTCGAAGGTAAAAACTGTATGCTCTTTGTCGGAGGTCTCCGCCCAAGGCACACAATACCTGCTTTCCGTGATCTCGGTGTAGAGGTGGGTATCACAGGTTATGAATTTGCGCACAATGATGACTATGCAAGAACACTCGAATACATAGACAAGACAACATTCATCGTAGATGACATGAACGAATATGAAATGGAAAAACTTCTTGAAAACTTCAAACCAGACCTCGTTGGTTCCGGTATCAAAGAGAAATATTCCACACAGAAAGCTGGTATCCCGTTCCGCCAGATGCACTCTTGGGACTATAGCGGTCCTTACCACGGTCTTGATGGTTTTGCAGTATTTGCAAGAGACATGGACATGGCTGTTAACGGTCCTGTCTGGAAAAAAGTTACACCGCCGTGGAAATAA
- the nifK gene encoding nitrogenase molybdenum-iron protein subunit beta — MSEKLNIKDHIELFKREDYIELFENKKKYEGGESDERIQEILEWTKTEEYKKINFERKDLVVNPLKACQPLGGYYAAIGFEKTMPFVHGSQGCASYFRSHFMRHFREPFPGSCDAMTEDAAVFGGHNALYLGLQNTYELFKPEMIAICTSCMAEVIGDDLNNFVKNAKNEGYIPEDFPVTYAHTPSFVGSHVVGYDAMIAAILTQLGELKEEKNDKINVVMGFDTYVANYDEIKRIFKLFGAELNLISDPSEVLNSPADGEYKMYYGGTPLADVKDAPNAKSAILMQKYSLLKTKELLEGWGQEVKVVSPYGIEGTDELMMALSELTGKPVPAELEKERGQLVDAIGDSYYWVHGKTFGINGDPDFSLALSRFVMELGGEPVHVLVTNGSKTWGKECDALLQSSEYGKGGKAYPQKDMWHYRSLLFTEPVDYMIGNSYGKFLERDTGIPLIRMGFPLQDRHHLHRYPTLGYKGGVQMLTWIVNEILDDIDFRTKDSASYDLLR; from the coding sequence ATGAGTGAAAAACTGAACATAAAAGATCATATTGAGCTTTTCAAGCGCGAAGATTACATCGAGCTGTTTGAAAATAAAAAGAAATACGAAGGCGGCGAGTCTGACGAAAGGATCCAGGAGATTCTTGAGTGGACAAAAACAGAGGAATACAAAAAGATCAACTTCGAAAGAAAAGACCTCGTTGTTAACCCTCTTAAAGCCTGCCAGCCCCTCGGCGGCTACTATGCGGCTATCGGGTTTGAGAAGACTATGCCTTTCGTACACGGTTCACAGGGGTGTGCTTCCTATTTCCGCTCACACTTCATGCGTCATTTCCGTGAGCCTTTTCCCGGTTCATGCGACGCTATGACAGAAGATGCTGCGGTTTTCGGCGGTCATAACGCACTGTATCTCGGTCTTCAGAACACATACGAGCTGTTCAAGCCGGAGATGATAGCTATCTGCACATCATGCATGGCAGAGGTTATTGGCGACGACCTTAACAACTTTGTGAAAAACGCTAAGAATGAAGGGTATATTCCTGAAGATTTCCCTGTGACATACGCTCACACACCTTCTTTTGTCGGTTCTCACGTTGTCGGTTATGATGCCATGATCGCTGCGATCCTTACACAGCTTGGTGAACTTAAAGAAGAGAAAAATGACAAGATCAATGTCGTAATGGGCTTTGACACATACGTTGCTAACTATGACGAGATCAAACGCATCTTTAAACTCTTCGGTGCAGAGCTAAACCTTATCAGTGACCCGTCAGAGGTGCTTAATTCACCTGCTGACGGCGAATATAAGATGTACTACGGCGGTACGCCTCTTGCTGATGTTAAAGATGCTCCGAATGCTAAAAGCGCTATCCTTATGCAGAAATATTCTCTTCTTAAAACAAAAGAGCTTCTTGAAGGATGGGGACAGGAAGTAAAAGTTGTAAGTCCATACGGTATCGAAGGTACTGACGAGCTTATGATGGCACTGTCTGAGCTGACCGGAAAACCTGTTCCTGCTGAACTTGAAAAAGAACGCGGACAGCTTGTTGACGCAATCGGTGACTCATATTACTGGGTACATGGTAAGACTTTCGGCATAAACGGTGACCCTGACTTCTCTCTTGCTCTTTCAAGGTTCGTAATGGAACTTGGCGGAGAGCCTGTACATGTTCTTGTTACAAACGGTTCAAAAACATGGGGGAAAGAGTGCGACGCTCTTCTTCAGAGCTCAGAGTACGGCAAAGGCGGAAAAGCTTACCCGCAGAAAGATATGTGGCACTACCGTTCACTTCTTTTCACAGAGCCGGTGGACTATATGATAGGTAACTCTTACGGTAAGTTTCTTGAGCGTGATACAGGGATACCACTTATCCGTATGGGATTCCCTCTTCAGGACAGACATCACCTTCACAGATATCCTACCCTTGGCTACAAAGGCGGGGTGCAGATGCTCACATGGATAGTGAATGAGATTCTTGATGATATAGACTTCAGAACAAAGGATAGTGCAAGCTATGACCTTCTGAGGTGA
- the nifT gene encoding putative nitrogen fixation protein NifT — MKVTLNKKGGVYSVYVPKKDLEELVVEVEQQGAWGGLFTLNNGWILEFPELDEEPELPQTFNTKLVSRG; from the coding sequence ATGAAAGTAACTTTAAATAAGAAAGGGGGCGTATACTCGGTATACGTCCCAAAAAAAGATCTGGAAGAATTGGTAGTTGAGGTTGAGCAGCAGGGCGCATGGGGTGGACTTTTTACCCTGAACAACGGGTGGATACTGGAATTCCCAGAATTGGACGAAGAGCCTGAGCTGCCGCAGACCTTTAATACAAAGCTTGTAAGCAGAGGTTAA